From the Thermococcus guaymasensis DSM 11113 genome, one window contains:
- a CDS encoding HAD family hydrolase, whose amino-acid sequence MKLVSFDVWNTLLDIEVMLDAMAVELSKLMGTCIVDVVEGMIATRERIKRMRAETAGDPARALEESQEMLAGLLGTDIEVVRRAAARAVLRVGDEIVLPGAKKALEGVKKRDLRVTVTGNVMFWPGSYTRLLLERFGLMNYIDRTFFADEVLAYKPLPEMFRKPLEVFGVEPNEAIHIGDTYAEDFEGALNAGLWAVWINPEAKGVRKIHERGFEVPSVEGILEVLKAIEREVFKGSR is encoded by the coding sequence ATGAAGCTCGTCTCATTCGACGTCTGGAACACCCTGCTAGACATCGAGGTTATGCTCGACGCGATGGCCGTTGAGCTGTCCAAGCTTATGGGAACGTGTATAGTAGACGTCGTCGAGGGGATGATTGCCACCCGCGAGAGGATAAAGCGCATGAGGGCAGAGACTGCGGGAGACCCGGCGAGGGCCCTTGAGGAGAGCCAGGAGATGCTGGCAGGGCTTTTAGGAACTGACATCGAGGTCGTTAGGAGGGCTGCTGCGAGGGCGGTTCTCAGGGTCGGCGATGAGATAGTCCTTCCCGGGGCAAAGAAAGCCCTTGAGGGAGTCAAGAAGAGGGACCTTAGGGTCACCGTCACGGGCAACGTGATGTTCTGGCCCGGTTCGTACACGAGGCTTCTGCTCGAACGCTTCGGGCTCATGAACTACATTGACAGAACCTTCTTCGCCGACGAGGTTCTCGCTTACAAACCCCTGCCAGAGATGTTCAGGAAACCGCTGGAGGTTTTTGGGGTGGAGCCGAACGAGGCGATTCATATAGGCGACACCTACGCCGAGGACTTTGAAGGCGCCCTAAATGCAGGTCTCTGGGCGGTCTGGATTAATCCAGAAGCTAAGGGAGTGAGGAAAATCCACGAGCGAGGCTTTGAGGTGCCGAGTGTTGAGGGGATTCTGGAGGTTTTGAAAGCGATTGAACGGGAAGTATTTAAGGGAAGCCGCTAA